The following nucleotide sequence is from Bdellovibrio sp. ArHS.
ACATACAAATTTATGACGGTAATGGCGGGGGATCTTCCTGGGTACGAAGAGGCTCTTCGCTGTTTGTTTGCTAAAGATGGGGAGAACTTTAAAAAGCTGATTTCTAAATGGCCTAAAGATATTCGTTCACATGTGATGATGCTGGCCAAGGCGGCTTTGTAATTCGTTTGATGATATAAAAGGGGCTTTTGAAAAAGCCCCTTTCGTTAAACCTAGCTTGCTGAATCCAGAGGAAGTAAATCTTCATTCTTTTTTGAAGAGGCGAGTTCGGCCTTGATTCGTGATGACACGGGCGTCGCCATCTTAGATCGCGAGGCCCGAGGAGTCTCTAGGGAAGCCTTTCCCATGGGGCTTTCCTCGTGGGTCTTGCCTTTAATAACTTCGACCAGAGTTGAAATCACATTCTTCAAGCTTTCTGCCTGGGCGGACAATTCTTCAGCCGAAGCGGCGGCTTCTTCAGAAGAAGCGGCGTTGACTTGAGTCACTTGATCTAGCTGATTCATCGCTTTACTAATTTGTCCAATGCCATTGGACTGTTCGGTACTTGCGGAAGAAATTTCCTGATTTAGATGAGCAACCTTGGTCACCGCTCCAAGAATTTCCGTAAGAACGGCGCCGCTCTTTTCCACTTGGACGCTGCCATGTTCAATTCTGCCGACGCTAGACTTAATCAAATCAGCAATGTCTTTTGCGGCGATGGAACTTCTTTGTGCCAAAGTCCGGACTGCTTCGGCGACGACGGCAAAACCTTTTCCTTGTTCCCCGGCGCGAGCGGCTTCGACAGCCGCATTCAGAGCCAAAAGATTCGTCTGAAAGGCGATATCGTCAATGACGGTGATAATGTCGGAAATCTTCTTCGAGTCCTCGGAAATCTCAGACATGGAGGCAATCAAAGAACTCATTTCTTTTTCACCGCGAGACACGATTTCACTGGCTTGACTCGAAAGCTTAGAGGCTTGGCCAGCGTTGTTGGCATTGACATTCACCATCGACGACAATTCTTCGATTGTCGCCACCGTTTCTTCTAAAGAGGAGGCCTGCTCGGTCGTCGCTTCAGAAAGCTCTACCGAAGCGGAGGCGATTTGCTGAGATGCTGCGGAAACATGATTTGAGGACGCCGAAAGGTTTTCGATAATTGTATTAATCGACTTTGAAAGAGAACGTAAAATTAAAGTACCGATAGAGAGCCCAAGAAGAATCGTTACTATACTAGCTGTCAACATCAGGCTTTTCGCCTGACTATAGTCATTTTCAGCTTCCATGGCATCCTTACTCATGCGCTCTTCGTTTCTTTGCACGTTGCCGTTGATGATTTCTTCGCCCGTTTGACGAATGTCGTGACCTATAGACTGACTTTGATAAAGGGCTTTGCCCTTGTCTCCAGCAGCGACATATGCTTTCACTTCTTTGGTGTTCTTCCACCACATTTCGTAGGCGGCCTTAAATTTTGTCGCTTCTTCTTTGCCGATTTCTGTAGAAACAGCCCAAAGGTCGTCTACTTTCTTAAGAAGTTCGTTATGGCGATTTTCCATCAACGTATCTATATTGGTCATTTTAGCGGGGTCACGCTCAAGGATATAGTTGCGTTCATTCATAAGCTGTAGATAAAAAATAGAACGAATGTCTTTGACGATAGATACGCGCGCCGACTTTTCGTTGACTATCGAATGCAGAGCTTCGTTGATTCTATTCATACGGCTTAAACCAATGCCTGCAATAACAACAGAGCCCGCAATCAGGATTGCCATAACGAAGTACATTTTAAAACTCAAACTTGTATTTTTCATATTCCCCCATCCCAGTGGGTTGGCATTATTCGAACTTTTGTATGTGGCAGTTTCTTCGGGATGAATTTCAAAATGCTTCAGACAAAAAAAATTAACTTCTGAAATTTAATGATCTGGAAGGGGGTTGATCAAAATAAACTCAGGTTTGAATACTGAAACCTTAAATGAAATCTGATTTGAGTAATAATCTTGTCGTTGGTCGGCGTGGAAGTGTGACGAAAGCGTGACAATTTAAAAGACGCAAGAAGAAAGGAAGTCAGAATTTTAGCTGACTAAAATTTCGCACTGCTGCTCTAGATGATTTCTTCAATTAAACTAAAATACTGGGATCCAATTTTTTCTTTGGAACGAATAATCCCTTGAAATCCCTGAGGCGTCTGGTCTTTAGGCCTTTCGTTCTTTCACTATTTGACTGCGACCATCCTTTATTTTCAGAATTAACCCATGAGTAAAGCTCATAGATAGGCACGTTGTGGAAAAGATTCCTCTTAAGTGGCGACTGATAGTTAATATTTTCATCTTCACCCTTCCCATTGTGGTTCTGACGGTATTGATGTATCGCTCAGAAACCGTAAACGTGGATTTTTCACTCAAAGAATACGAAGGCAACGAGCTGCAAAAGTCCTATGAAAACCTGTGGCAGAAGTTGGTGCATCTTCAATTGGGAACAAGTAAAAGTGATCCCGCCGAAGAGCTAAAGCAACTTGAAAGCCAGTATGTCTTAAGGGCAGACCTTCTGCAGTTTTCCGATACCGAACTGGCGAAACGAAAGCGCGACAATGCCAGCTTGCAGGCTCTGTCCTCCTTAATTAGTGAAAAGAAATGGTCTGACGCCATCGCCTCCGTAAAAACGGCGATCACCCATCTGGGCGACACTTCCAATCTTATCCTGGACCCTGACTTAGACAGCTATTATATGATGGATATCTCCTTACTGGCTTTGCCGCAAATGCAGGATCGCTTATCTGTCATTATGGGAAATCTGGACGCACTTTATGTCGCCGGCAATGAAGTGGATCGGCGAATACAGGCCGCGCTCTATGCAACCCAATTGGAAGAGTCTGACCTGAATAGAATCGTGGCTGATAGCCAAACGGCGATTAACGAAGATCCAAATTTTTACGGCAGTTCTTCATCGCTGCAAGAAAAGATCCCGTTAGAGATTGAAAAGTTGTCCGTCAGCGTGAAAGCAGTCATCGAAAAGCTTCGCGCGCTATCAAGAGGTGAATCCATTGCAAGGGCTGATCTGCTGAGTGCCGGCCTCAAGGCTATTGATCAAAGCTTTGCTTCTTGGAACGTTGCAAACTCCGAGTTGGAACATCTTCTTAAAGTGCGAATTGAGACCTTAAAGGATGGCCGCGCGAAATCTTTCATCTATTCAGGTTTGGCTCTTTTAGTGACGATTCTTATCTCGATCTATATCGGGAACACCATCGGGCAAAGTCTGACTTCGATTTTAAGATCCATCACGCGGTTAAGAGACTCCGCCGGCAAATCTGAAGAGGTCAGCGCTATTCTTCAGAATGCCTCGCAAAGTGTTCATCAAAAGGTGACAGAGCAGGCGGCAGCTATTGAAGAAACAGCGGCCTCTATCGAAGAAATCAATGGAATGTTGAAG
It contains:
- a CDS encoding DUF2239 family protein yields the protein MTVMAGDLPGYEEALRCLFAKDGENFKKLISKWPKDIRSHVMMLAKAAL
- a CDS encoding methyl-accepting chemotaxis protein translates to MEKIPLKWRLIVNIFIFTLPIVVLTVLMYRSETVNVDFSLKEYEGNELQKSYENLWQKLVHLQLGTSKSDPAEELKQLESQYVLRADLLQFSDTELAKRKRDNASLQALSSLISEKKWSDAIASVKTAITHLGDTSNLILDPDLDSYYMMDISLLALPQMQDRLSVIMGNLDALYVAGNEVDRRIQAALYATQLEESDLNRIVADSQTAINEDPNFYGSSSSLQEKIPLEIEKLSVSVKAVIEKLRALSRGESIARADLLSAGLKAIDQSFASWNVANSELEHLLKVRIETLKDGRAKSFIYSGLALLVTILISIYIGNTIGQSLTSILRSITRLRDSAGKSEEVSAILQNASQSVHQKVTEQAAAIEETAASIEEINGMLKLSTESSQQAAVVATSANDSAVNGQTEIMAVLNSMKDIAVSSKKIVETITVIDDIAFQTNLLALNASVEAARAGEQGKGFAVVADAVRTLAQKSAVSAKEINSLLKENVTLVDSSQARADLAAKLLHDIVSSVQKVTSLNTEIAGATKEQAVGLLHISKLINEFEHATNENKESMREVSQASEEVFAQVHLLNEIITQLETDVRGRSSKSTKAHEPTAGVLVDA
- a CDS encoding methyl-accepting chemotaxis protein translates to MKNTSLSFKMYFVMAILIAGSVVIAGIGLSRMNRINEALHSIVNEKSARVSIVKDIRSIFYLQLMNERNYILERDPAKMTNIDTLMENRHNELLKKVDDLWAVSTEIGKEEATKFKAAYEMWWKNTKEVKAYVAAGDKGKALYQSQSIGHDIRQTGEEIINGNVQRNEERMSKDAMEAENDYSQAKSLMLTASIVTILLGLSIGTLILRSLSKSINTIIENLSASSNHVSAASQQIASASVELSEATTEQASSLEETVATIEELSSMVNVNANNAGQASKLSSQASEIVSRGEKEMSSLIASMSEISEDSKKISDIITVIDDIAFQTNLLALNAAVEAARAGEQGKGFAVVAEAVRTLAQRSSIAAKDIADLIKSSVGRIEHGSVQVEKSGAVLTEILGAVTKVAHLNQEISSASTEQSNGIGQISKAMNQLDQVTQVNAASSEEAAASAEELSAQAESLKNVISTLVEVIKGKTHEESPMGKASLETPRASRSKMATPVSSRIKAELASSKKNEDLLPLDSAS